One segment of Anatilimnocola aggregata DNA contains the following:
- a CDS encoding tetratricopeptide repeat protein: MSNSPWVTETSAATFEVDVIERSKGVPVVLDFWAAWCGPCRKLGPMLEKMTAEFAGQIALVKADVDQTPEQAQAFRVESIPAVYAVRNGQVVDSFVGLLTEPQLRQWMESLLPTETDLLVQQAEACEGTDPAIAESLFQKALDKEEDLIAAAIGVARTQLAQEKLTEAEQTLAKLQERGYLEPEGEKLLAELHLRRSRLSGGDLSALQQKVKEAPNDLPMRLQLAEALLAGGQYEEGLNECLTVVEAGPGPSRDRGRELMVSTFKIMGENSPLTNSFRRSLSLALC, translated from the coding sequence ATGAGCAATTCTCCTTGGGTCACAGAAACGTCGGCCGCCACCTTCGAAGTGGACGTGATCGAGCGCTCCAAAGGCGTGCCCGTGGTCCTCGACTTCTGGGCTGCCTGGTGCGGACCTTGCCGCAAACTCGGGCCGATGCTCGAAAAGATGACAGCCGAATTCGCGGGGCAGATCGCGCTTGTCAAAGCAGATGTCGATCAGACTCCGGAGCAAGCGCAGGCTTTTCGCGTTGAGAGCATCCCGGCTGTTTATGCCGTGCGCAACGGCCAGGTCGTCGATTCGTTTGTCGGACTGCTCACCGAACCGCAATTGCGCCAATGGATGGAGTCGCTCCTCCCCACCGAGACCGACCTCCTCGTGCAACAGGCCGAAGCTTGTGAGGGAACGGACCCGGCGATTGCCGAATCGCTCTTTCAAAAGGCACTTGATAAAGAAGAGGACTTGATTGCTGCGGCAATTGGTGTCGCCCGCACGCAACTGGCCCAAGAAAAACTGACTGAAGCTGAACAGACGCTCGCCAAGTTGCAAGAGCGCGGCTACCTCGAACCCGAAGGTGAAAAACTGCTCGCGGAACTCCATTTGCGCCGCAGCCGACTTTCCGGCGGCGATTTGTCGGCACTGCAGCAGAAGGTGAAGGAGGCACCGAACGATCTGCCTATGCGTTTGCAATTGGCTGAAGCATTGCTGGCGGGTGGGCAGTATGAGGAAGGGTTGAACGAGTGCTTGACGGTGGTCGAAGCGGGACCGGGACCTTCGCGCGATCGGGGCCGAGAGCTAATGGTCTCGACCTTCAAGATCATGGGCGAAAACTCGCCGCTTACGAACTCGTTTCGCCGCTCTCTGTCGCTGGCATTGTGCTAA